The Paeniglutamicibacter sulfureus genome includes a region encoding these proteins:
- the rnpA gene encoding ribonuclease P protein component has product MLPKNQRLRLSKDFTATVRSGARTGRRNVVLYARVRSEEPQGNNRFGFIVSKAVGNAVHRNLVKRRMRALAQQFAADATGLDVVLRALPGSADIEWDELGQQVRSGLDSVVRKAGAKHEKGS; this is encoded by the coding sequence GTGTTGCCAAAGAATCAGCGATTGCGCCTTTCGAAGGACTTTACAGCCACTGTACGTTCCGGCGCCCGAACTGGGCGCCGGAACGTAGTGCTATATGCACGGGTTCGCTCTGAAGAACCCCAGGGCAATAACCGTTTTGGTTTCATCGTTTCCAAGGCCGTTGGCAATGCCGTGCACCGCAATCTCGTCAAGCGAAGAATGCGTGCATTGGCTCAGCAGTTCGCTGCGGATGCCACCGGCCTCGACGTCGTGCTCCGGGCATTACCTGGTTCTGCCGACATCGAATGGGACGAGCTAGGCCAGCAAGTCCGTTCTGGGCTTGATTCGGTTGTCCGTAAGGCGGGTGCTAAGCATGAAAAAGGATCGTAG
- the yidD gene encoding membrane protein insertion efficiency factor YidD, translating into MKKDRRPRTGLIWFLIDIPRNLIIGFLMVYRKIISPVYGDVCRYFPSCSAYGLEAVTVHGTIKGIGLTIWRVLRCNPFSHGGIDYVPEGRRIWPEGKTPKIMVMNHPPIPADEDAADAA; encoded by the coding sequence ATGAAAAAGGATCGTAGGCCCAGAACCGGGCTCATCTGGTTCCTTATAGATATCCCGAGAAATCTCATCATCGGGTTTCTCATGGTGTATCGCAAGATCATTTCGCCTGTCTACGGCGACGTCTGTCGTTACTTTCCCAGCTGTTCGGCCTACGGCCTTGAAGCAGTCACGGTACATGGCACCATCAAAGGCATCGGATTAACCATCTGGCGTGTCTTAAGATGTAATCCTTTTAGCCATGGCGGGATCGATTACGTTCCCGAAGGCCGGCGAATTTGGCCAGAAGGCAAGACCCCCAAGATCATGGTGATGAATCATCCTCCGATTCCCGCCGACGAAGACGCCGCAGATGCGGCCTGA
- the istA gene encoding IS21 family transposase, whose amino-acid sequence MSLQENIRKLDSQGVPVREIARRLGISRTSAAKYAKQEDFSPAAPLPAARPGASVLTGFDHIIEQWLSEDARRPRKQRHTAKRVFDRLVEEHGFTGTYSPVQRHMKQWIARNRTTGEGFTELVWPAGTVQVDFGQAEAIIAGIRQVIHIFVVSFPFSNMRFVQAYRGETAECVAHGLRTVFEHIGAVPRHMVFDNATGIGRRVGTKVVETKLFAAFKLHYRTESRYCNPYSGHEKGSVENAVGFLRRNFMVPEPEAATLEGLNKRFMAKCDALASTVHYRKGLPLGELFAQDVAASLELPGVGFEAVRYESRRADRVGNLLVDGNTYAAGSSFHGRLLTVGLGHEVVQILDEHSAPVRTFGRVFGKQTETIFEPSSLVPLLVTKPGAWSHSPLRTLVTDPVRDWLDKATATDRRRLFNAVDAVSGTTGFEHAIQAADTLIQRGDGPDMAMLGMLARRLADGTEPSAANVDLSVYDTFTTLNMSTGEVA is encoded by the coding sequence ATGTCGTTACAAGAAAATATCAGAAAATTGGATTCCCAAGGAGTCCCCGTCCGTGAGATCGCACGTAGGTTGGGCATCAGCCGGACTTCGGCAGCCAAATACGCCAAGCAAGAAGACTTCTCCCCGGCAGCACCGTTGCCCGCAGCCAGACCTGGAGCCTCGGTGTTGACCGGCTTTGATCACATCATTGAACAGTGGTTGAGCGAGGATGCACGTCGGCCACGGAAACAACGGCATACGGCTAAGCGAGTTTTTGACCGTCTCGTAGAAGAGCATGGCTTCACCGGCACCTATTCGCCGGTCCAGCGCCACATGAAGCAATGGATCGCACGGAACCGCACCACCGGGGAAGGCTTCACAGAATTGGTTTGGCCCGCCGGCACCGTGCAAGTCGACTTCGGCCAAGCCGAAGCCATCATCGCCGGGATACGGCAGGTCATCCACATCTTCGTGGTGAGCTTCCCGTTCTCGAACATGCGCTTCGTGCAGGCGTACCGAGGAGAAACGGCAGAATGCGTGGCCCACGGCCTGCGGACGGTGTTCGAACACATTGGGGCCGTGCCACGCCACATGGTGTTTGATAACGCCACGGGCATCGGCAGACGGGTAGGAACCAAGGTCGTGGAGACCAAGCTGTTTGCCGCATTCAAACTCCACTACCGCACAGAATCACGCTACTGCAATCCATATTCTGGCCACGAGAAGGGCAGCGTGGAAAACGCGGTGGGGTTTCTCCGCCGCAATTTTATGGTCCCTGAACCGGAAGCCGCCACTTTGGAGGGTTTGAACAAGAGGTTCATGGCCAAATGCGACGCGTTGGCCTCCACCGTCCACTACCGCAAAGGGCTGCCCTTGGGTGAACTATTCGCCCAAGACGTCGCCGCGTCCCTGGAGTTGCCGGGGGTCGGGTTCGAGGCGGTGCGTTACGAGTCCCGTAGGGCCGACAGAGTCGGGAACTTACTCGTGGACGGGAACACTTACGCGGCCGGTTCCTCGTTCCATGGGCGACTGCTCACGGTGGGGCTGGGGCATGAGGTGGTGCAGATCTTGGATGAGCATTCCGCACCGGTCCGCACCTTCGGTCGAGTTTTTGGTAAGCAGACCGAGACGATCTTCGAGCCCTCTTCCTTGGTGCCGCTGCTGGTGACCAAGCCCGGGGCGTGGTCTCATTCTCCGTTACGTACCTTGGTCACTGATCCGGTGCGTGACTGGTTGGATAAGGCGACCGCCACGGATCGGCGGCGGCTGTTCAATGCGGTGGATGCCGTATCCGGGACCACCGGGTTCGAGCATGCAATACAGGCCGCAGACACGCTGATCCAGCGTGGGGACGGACCGGACATGGCCATGCTGGGCATGCTCGCCCGTCGCCTGGCCGACGGCACCGAACCTTCGGCAGCGAACGTGGATTTGAGCGTTTATGACACTTTCACCACCTTGAATATGAGCACGGGAGAAGTCGCATGA
- a CDS encoding ParB/RepB/Spo0J family partition protein → MSEKRRGLGRGLGALISSSPVAETEEDAPKNVSRGTSKPATARSAKSPELTAAKGKPAVSAANGKKARPVDMFFVPGKTEEEVAAENSKSISAPSAAAKKRRAQMPGLIASSGRAGELDANDVDSSSLVEVPGASFAELSVDQIHPNRKQPRSYFDEEHMAELVHSIREVGLLQPIVVRPSRENDKEPYEIVMGERRWRATQAAGLTTIPAIVRETQDDDLLRDALLENLHRSQLNPLEEAAAYQQLLSEFACTQEVLSERIGRSRSQISNTIRLMKLPALVQRRVAAGVISAGHARALLGLVDAAAIEQLAQRIVNEGMSVRATEEAVALSDGQEKPRKSATPKLTPRHERLDFLATSLSDRLDTSVKISLGARKGRVSIEFASVDDLNRIMSVLSPDSQVE, encoded by the coding sequence ATGTCGGAAAAGCGACGTGGTTTAGGACGAGGTCTTGGTGCCTTGATTTCGAGCAGCCCTGTCGCGGAAACCGAGGAGGATGCTCCGAAGAATGTTTCACGTGGAACATCGAAGCCGGCAACCGCAAGGTCTGCAAAGAGCCCGGAACTGACCGCTGCCAAAGGCAAGCCCGCCGTGAGCGCGGCAAATGGCAAAAAAGCGCGGCCGGTCGATATGTTCTTCGTGCCGGGGAAGACCGAGGAAGAAGTCGCCGCGGAGAATTCCAAATCGATTTCGGCTCCCTCTGCAGCGGCCAAAAAGCGTAGGGCCCAGATGCCCGGTCTCATTGCTTCCTCCGGACGCGCGGGGGAGCTAGACGCCAACGACGTCGATTCCAGCAGTCTGGTTGAGGTTCCTGGTGCCAGCTTTGCGGAGCTTTCCGTCGATCAGATCCACCCGAACCGGAAGCAACCGCGTTCGTACTTCGACGAAGAACATATGGCCGAATTGGTCCATTCCATTCGCGAAGTGGGCTTACTTCAGCCGATTGTTGTTCGTCCTTCACGGGAGAATGACAAGGAACCCTACGAGATCGTCATGGGTGAACGCCGCTGGCGTGCAACTCAGGCAGCAGGTCTGACAACAATTCCGGCAATCGTCCGGGAAACGCAAGACGATGATCTACTCCGGGATGCACTACTGGAGAACCTCCATCGTTCGCAGCTTAACCCTCTCGAAGAGGCCGCCGCATACCAGCAACTCCTGAGCGAATTTGCTTGCACACAAGAAGTGCTGTCAGAACGAATCGGGCGTTCACGATCTCAGATCTCGAACACCATCCGTCTGATGAAATTGCCTGCCCTCGTGCAACGTAGAGTGGCTGCCGGAGTTATATCTGCCGGACACGCCCGTGCACTGCTGGGACTTGTTGACGCTGCAGCGATCGAGCAGCTGGCCCAGCGTATCGTCAACGAGGGCATGTCCGTCCGGGCCACAGAAGAAGCCGTAGCCCTGAGTGACGGACAGGAAAAGCCTCGAAAGAGCGCAACGCCGAAGCTGACCCCGCGCCATGAGCGCTTGGATTTCCTGGCAACCTCGCTCTCCGATCGACTGGATACAAGCGTGAAGATCTCGTTGGGTGCTCGGAAAGGGCGGGTAAGCATCGAATTTGCCAGTGTCGACGACCTGAACCGCATCATGAGCGTGTTGTCACCGGATTCCCAAGTGGAGTAA
- a CDS encoding protein jag — protein MSNVEESEAAETVSPVEEDDVRNEARNIEEEGDIAADYLEELLDIADLDGDIDIEVRGGRTYISIAGEPEDEKSLRRLIGSNGEVLDSLQELTRLAVLTATGNRSRLVLDITGYRQGRAGDLKRIAEEAVAKVGTTGGSVALDPMSAYERKLVHDCVAALGMQSESEGEGPGRHIVVSPADA, from the coding sequence ATGAGCAATGTTGAGGAAAGCGAAGCTGCCGAGACCGTAAGCCCGGTGGAGGAGGACGACGTTCGCAACGAAGCCAGGAACATCGAGGAAGAAGGCGACATCGCTGCCGACTACCTCGAAGAACTGCTGGATATTGCCGACCTCGATGGCGACATCGACATTGAAGTTCGTGGTGGACGGACCTACATTTCAATCGCAGGCGAGCCGGAAGACGAAAAGTCGTTGCGTCGCCTTATCGGTTCCAATGGGGAAGTCTTGGACTCCTTGCAGGAACTCACGCGACTGGCTGTCCTGACCGCGACAGGCAACCGTTCGCGACTCGTTCTGGACATCACTGGCTACCGCCAAGGTCGTGCTGGCGATCTCAAGCGCATTGCCGAAGAAGCTGTGGCCAAGGTGGGGACGACCGGCGGAAGCGTAGCGCTCGATCCCATGAGCGCCTACGAACGCAAGCTTGTACACGATTGTGTGGCCGCCCTGGGCATGCAGAGTGAGTCCGAGGGCGAGGGTCCCGGTCGCCACATCGTTGTCTCTCCCGCTGACGCCTGA
- the yidC gene encoding membrane protein insertase YidC, which produces MTNFFDLLLSPFRYVVSWILWAFHELFTLIGLDPNSGWTWALSIIFLVLLIRTALIPVFVKQIKAQRAMQALQPDLRKLQAKYKGKKDQLSQQAMIAEQRQLFKKHKTNPLSSCLPMLVQMPFFFALFTVLNNASKASASNSAVGALSAEHIKSFDASSIFGARLSDTFLNTLNSGAPSAAVIIVAIIMILAMTASQFITQKQIMSKNMTKEALEGPFMQQQKIMLYILPLVFGIGGINFPIGVLIYWTATNLWTLGQQYYVIRNNPTPGSQAERELNERRAAKGLPPVGQKKAEAEAAAVVVEEPKVQRVQPQRKNRKKK; this is translated from the coding sequence ATGACAAATTTCTTTGACCTGCTGCTGAGCCCGTTTCGGTATGTAGTTTCGTGGATCCTCTGGGCCTTCCACGAATTGTTCACGCTCATAGGACTTGATCCCAACTCGGGGTGGACGTGGGCGCTGTCCATCATCTTCCTGGTGCTCTTGATCCGTACGGCCTTGATCCCGGTCTTCGTCAAGCAGATCAAGGCACAGCGCGCCATGCAGGCCCTGCAGCCGGACCTGCGCAAGCTTCAGGCCAAGTACAAGGGCAAGAAAGACCAGCTTTCGCAGCAGGCCATGATTGCGGAGCAGCGTCAGCTCTTCAAGAAACACAAGACGAACCCGTTGTCGTCCTGCCTGCCGATGCTCGTGCAGATGCCGTTCTTCTTCGCACTGTTTACGGTTTTGAACAACGCTTCCAAGGCCAGCGCGAGCAATTCGGCCGTTGGCGCGCTTTCGGCAGAACACATCAAAAGCTTTGACGCGTCGTCCATCTTTGGCGCTCGCCTTTCCGACACCTTCCTGAACACCTTGAATTCCGGGGCTCCGAGCGCCGCGGTGATCATTGTTGCCATCATCATGATTCTTGCCATGACGGCTTCGCAGTTCATTACGCAGAAGCAGATCATGTCCAAGAACATGACGAAGGAAGCCCTCGAGGGTCCCTTCATGCAGCAGCAGAAAATCATGCTCTACATCCTTCCGTTGGTCTTCGGTATTGGTGGCATCAACTTCCCGATCGGTGTCTTGATCTACTGGACCGCCACGAACCTTTGGACCTTGGGCCAGCAGTACTACGTCATTCGCAACAACCCGACTCCGGGTTCCCAGGCAGAACGCGAACTCAATGAGCGCCGTGCAGCCAAGGGCCTGCCTCCGGTTGGCCAGAAGAAGGCAGAAGCGGAAGCCGCGGCGGTAGTAGTTGAAGAGCCAAAGGTGCAGCGTGTCCAGCCCCAGCGCAAGAACAGGAAGAAGAAGTAG
- the dnaA gene encoding chromosomal replication initiator protein DnaA: MSTDETNSVGSAWRQVVRHVEQDDRVTPMQRAFAALAQPQGLIGTTLLLAVPNELTRDVLQTQLKDPLEQSLKLVFQSDIRCAFSIDSDLVPEEAPAPPVELPPVPKARISDVLPQPSPPSNSQEFGRLNPKYIFDTFVIGSSNRFAHAAAVAVAEAPAKAYNPLFIYGDSGLGKTHLLHAIGHYARHLYNGIRVRYVNSEEFTNDFINSIRDDEGASFKQTYRNVDILLIDDIQFLANKDATQEEFFHTFNALHNHNKQVVITSDLPPKQLSGFEDRMRSRFEWGLLTDIQPPELETRIAILRKKATAENLSAPDEVMEYIASKISTNIRELEGALIRVTAFASLNNQTVDMSLAETVLKDLITDEGAQEITPATIVAQTAEYFNLTIEELNSKSRTRTLVTARQIAMYLLRELTDMSLPKIGQELGGRDHTTVIHADRKIRELMAERRAIFNQVTELTNRIKQRQREG; encoded by the coding sequence GTGAGCACAGACGAGACCAATAGTGTCGGCAGTGCCTGGCGCCAGGTAGTTCGCCATGTCGAACAAGACGACCGTGTCACTCCCATGCAGCGTGCATTTGCCGCCTTGGCTCAGCCCCAAGGTCTGATCGGGACAACCCTGTTGCTGGCGGTACCCAATGAGTTGACTCGCGACGTTCTCCAAACACAGCTCAAGGATCCCCTGGAACAGTCTCTAAAGCTGGTTTTCCAGTCAGATATCCGCTGTGCGTTCAGCATCGACTCGGATCTGGTCCCAGAGGAGGCTCCGGCTCCCCCCGTGGAGCTGCCCCCGGTTCCCAAGGCGCGCATCAGCGATGTCCTTCCGCAGCCGTCGCCACCGTCCAATTCCCAGGAATTTGGCCGGCTGAACCCCAAATACATCTTCGACACATTTGTTATCGGTTCCTCGAACCGTTTCGCCCACGCCGCTGCGGTTGCGGTCGCAGAGGCTCCAGCCAAGGCGTACAACCCCCTGTTCATCTACGGCGATTCGGGTTTGGGCAAGACCCACTTGCTCCATGCCATCGGTCACTATGCCCGGCATCTCTATAACGGAATCCGCGTCCGCTACGTAAATTCCGAGGAATTCACCAACGACTTCATCAACTCCATCCGGGACGACGAAGGTGCCAGCTTCAAACAGACTTACCGGAATGTCGACATCCTTCTCATCGACGACATCCAGTTCTTGGCCAACAAGGACGCCACCCAGGAAGAGTTCTTCCACACGTTCAACGCGCTACACAATCACAACAAGCAGGTCGTGATCACCTCTGATCTGCCGCCAAAGCAGCTGTCAGGCTTCGAGGATCGGATGCGTTCACGATTCGAATGGGGCTTGCTCACCGATATCCAGCCTCCAGAACTCGAAACCCGTATTGCCATTCTGCGTAAGAAGGCCACTGCCGAGAATCTCTCCGCGCCCGACGAGGTCATGGAATACATCGCTTCCAAGATCTCCACGAACATCCGCGAGCTTGAGGGTGCGTTGATCCGCGTGACGGCCTTCGCCTCACTCAATAACCAAACCGTTGACATGAGCCTTGCCGAGACAGTCCTGAAGGATCTGATCACCGACGAGGGTGCGCAGGAAATCACCCCGGCCACGATCGTTGCCCAGACTGCCGAGTACTTCAATCTCACAATTGAAGAACTCAACAGCAAATCCAGAACCAGGACTTTGGTGACAGCACGGCAAATCGCCATGTATCTGTTGCGGGAACTCACTGATATGTCCTTGCCAAAGATCGGCCAAGAACTTGGCGGCCGTGACCACACCACGGTGATTCACGCCGACCGGAAAATTCGCGAACTCATGGCCGAGCGTCGGGCAATCTTCAACCAGGTCACCGAACTGACCAACCGGATCAAGCAACGTCAGCGAGAAGGCTAG
- the rpmH gene encoding 50S ribosomal protein L34, whose translation MSKRTFQPNNRRRAKKHGFRLRMRTRAGRAILATRRGKGRVELSA comes from the coding sequence GTGAGCAAGCGGACTTTTCAGCCGAATAACCGTCGTCGTGCCAAGAAGCACGGTTTCCGACTTCGTATGCGTACCCGTGCAGGCCGTGCCATCTTGGCAACCCGCCGTGGCAAGGGTCGCGTCGAACTTTCTGCATAA
- the dnaN gene encoding DNA polymerase III subunit beta, translating to MKFSVEKDVLAEAVSWTARSLSQRPPSPVLSGILITATSGTVSLAGFDYEISAHLEIAADVATEGTILVSGKLLAEICRSLPNATAVIETDGTKVTLTCGRSRFHLATMPVAEYPELPVLPEVTGVVDGEAFAHAINQVIVAASKDDTLPILTGVKMEIEDDLITFLATDRYRLAMREVHWKPSQSGISTSALVKAKTLNEVAKTLGSAGELKIALGEGNELIGFESGNRRTTSLLVDGDYPKIRSLFPENTPIHATVRTSDLMEAVRRVAVVAERNTPVRLSFAGGQLSLDAGTGEDAQAEESIEAQIDGEEITVAFNPAYLSEGLNAFDSEFVRFSFTSAPKPAMMTAQSSLDGQDSDQYRYLVMPVRLPNLPN from the coding sequence GTGAAGTTCAGCGTTGAAAAGGATGTATTGGCCGAAGCCGTATCCTGGACCGCCCGTTCACTCTCTCAGCGACCGCCCTCACCGGTGCTTTCAGGCATCCTCATCACCGCGACCAGCGGCACTGTTTCGCTGGCAGGGTTCGACTACGAAATTTCTGCGCACCTCGAGATCGCCGCGGATGTCGCAACCGAGGGAACCATCCTGGTCTCGGGCAAGTTGTTGGCCGAAATTTGCCGGAGCCTTCCAAACGCCACCGCAGTCATCGAAACCGATGGCACAAAGGTCACTCTCACCTGCGGACGAAGCCGATTCCACCTGGCCACCATGCCGGTGGCCGAGTATCCGGAACTTCCAGTGCTTCCAGAGGTTACCGGCGTCGTCGATGGCGAGGCTTTTGCCCACGCGATCAACCAAGTCATCGTTGCAGCGTCCAAAGACGACACCCTCCCGATCCTCACCGGCGTCAAGATGGAAATCGAAGACGACCTGATCACGTTCCTGGCGACAGACCGGTACCGCCTGGCCATGCGCGAGGTCCACTGGAAGCCCTCACAGTCCGGTATTTCCACCTCTGCGTTGGTCAAGGCCAAGACCCTGAATGAGGTCGCCAAGACCCTTGGCTCCGCCGGCGAACTGAAGATCGCCCTGGGCGAAGGCAACGAACTCATTGGATTTGAAAGCGGAAACCGCCGGACGACCTCGTTGCTAGTGGACGGGGACTACCCCAAGATCCGCTCCCTCTTCCCCGAAAACACGCCGATTCATGCCACCGTGCGCACCTCGGACCTCATGGAAGCTGTCCGCCGCGTGGCGGTCGTTGCCGAGCGCAACACCCCGGTCCGGCTATCGTTCGCCGGCGGCCAGCTGTCCCTCGATGCCGGCACCGGGGAAGATGCCCAGGCCGAGGAATCCATCGAGGCGCAGATCGACGGCGAGGAAATCACCGTTGCATTCAACCCCGCCTACCTGAGCGAGGGACTGAACGCATTCGACAGCGAATTCGTGCGGTTCTCCTTCACCAGTGCCCCGAAGCCGGCCATGATGACGGCGCAATCGTCCCTGGATGGACAGGACAGCGACCAGTACCGTTACCTGGTCATGCCGGTGCGCCTACCAAACTTGCCCAATTAG
- a CDS encoding ParA family protein: MKRSVNKIPPFAALFASFGSSNTQEQPKTIDLTEPDYVSRETIFTTATILDENEAVELTDSDGEDPVVAKEPAMARNVFDTTDDSSPLASQLASEHKRREKLSGRKLPKPDTTRYMTVSNQKGGVGKTTTTVNIAAALAIAGLNVLVIDIDPQGNASTALGIEHHADVDSIYDVLINDLPLADVVAICPDIDNLTVAPATIHLAGAEIELVSLVAREQRLRRALEQYAQYRDLHGMDRLDYVFIDCPPSLGLLTVNAFVAAREVLIPIQCEYYALEGLSQLLKNIEMIQKHLNSDLTVSTILLTMYDGRTNLAAQVASEVREHFPNQVLQALIPRSVRISEAPSYQQTVITYDSSSTGALSYLEAAAEIAERGTK, encoded by the coding sequence TTGAAGCGTAGCGTCAACAAGATTCCACCGTTTGCAGCGCTTTTTGCTAGTTTTGGTTCGTCGAACACTCAAGAGCAACCTAAAACAATTGATTTAACCGAGCCCGACTATGTTTCACGTGAAACAATCTTTACCACTGCAACGATTCTCGACGAGAACGAAGCAGTGGAATTGACGGATTCCGATGGAGAGGACCCAGTGGTGGCGAAGGAACCTGCGATGGCACGAAACGTTTTCGATACCACTGACGACAGTTCTCCACTTGCAAGCCAGCTTGCTAGCGAACACAAAAGGCGGGAAAAGCTCAGCGGCCGAAAACTGCCGAAGCCGGATACCACGCGTTACATGACTGTCAGCAACCAAAAGGGTGGCGTAGGCAAGACAACCACCACCGTGAACATTGCTGCAGCGTTGGCCATTGCGGGCCTGAATGTTCTTGTGATCGATATCGATCCACAGGGCAATGCCTCGACCGCGTTGGGCATCGAGCATCACGCTGATGTTGACAGCATTTACGATGTGCTCATCAACGATCTTCCACTAGCCGACGTCGTGGCCATTTGTCCTGACATCGATAACCTGACGGTAGCTCCTGCAACCATCCATTTGGCTGGTGCGGAGATCGAACTCGTATCGCTGGTGGCCCGCGAGCAACGGCTTCGACGCGCACTGGAGCAGTACGCTCAGTATCGCGATCTGCATGGCATGGACCGCTTGGACTATGTATTCATTGATTGCCCGCCAAGCCTAGGCCTGCTGACTGTTAATGCGTTTGTTGCCGCACGCGAAGTCCTAATTCCCATTCAGTGCGAGTACTACGCACTTGAAGGCCTTAGCCAGCTCTTAAAGAACATCGAAATGATCCAGAAGCATCTCAACTCGGATCTCACCGTCTCGACGATTCTTTTGACTATGTACGATGGCAGGACAAACCTGGCAGCGCAGGTTGCTAGCGAAGTTCGGGAGCACTTCCCAAACCAGGTGCTGCAGGCCTTGATCCCTCGGAGCGTCCGCATATCCGAAGCTCCCAGCTACCAGCAAACGGTCATCACGTATGACTCGAGTTCGACGGGGGCGCTTTCCTATTTGGAAGCAGCTGCCGAGATCGCTGAGCGCGGCACCAAGTAG
- the istB gene encoding IS21-like element helper ATPase IstB, protein MNPITVQDLLDAGKHASLTGSVLSEWAEKGTPKQREYLHGVLVAEHESRLESRRQRLLKAARLPAMKSLTGFDYSNVRFPDDYGSHPLESLDFIDRAQDLVLYGDVGTGKTHMATALVVAACQRGIAAKFFTTSALVMMLRRAKEEGRLDKELASLAKNQLIAIDELGYLPIDTEGARLLFQVIADGYEKRSLIITTNLEFSRWGTVFGDDNMAAAVIDRLVHHGRLLQFRGESYRVKNALMK, encoded by the coding sequence ATGAACCCGATTACCGTCCAAGACCTCCTCGATGCTGGCAAGCATGCTTCCTTGACCGGCAGCGTATTGAGCGAATGGGCTGAGAAAGGCACCCCGAAGCAACGTGAATACCTGCACGGGGTGCTGGTGGCCGAGCATGAATCCAGGCTCGAATCTCGGCGCCAGCGGTTGTTGAAGGCTGCACGGTTGCCGGCGATGAAGTCTCTGACAGGATTCGACTACAGCAACGTCAGGTTCCCCGACGACTATGGAAGCCATCCCCTTGAATCCTTGGACTTCATAGATCGCGCCCAAGACTTGGTCCTTTACGGGGACGTGGGGACGGGCAAGACTCATATGGCGACCGCTCTGGTGGTCGCAGCGTGCCAGCGGGGCATCGCGGCGAAGTTCTTCACCACCTCGGCGTTGGTGATGATGCTGAGGCGGGCGAAGGAGGAGGGTCGGTTGGATAAGGAACTTGCGTCCTTGGCCAAGAATCAATTAATCGCGATTGACGAGCTGGGATACCTGCCGATCGATACCGAAGGGGCCAGGTTGTTGTTCCAGGTGATCGCGGATGGGTATGAAAAGCGGAGCCTGATCATCACGACAAACCTCGAGTTCTCGAGGTGGGGAACGGTGTTCGGGGATGACAACATGGCTGCGGCTGTCATTGATCGTTTGGTGCACCACGGGAGGCTGTTGCAGTTCCGTGGTGAGTCCTATCGGGTCAAAAATGCGCTCATGAAATAG
- the rsmG gene encoding 16S rRNA (guanine(527)-N(7))-methyltransferase RsmG produces the protein MSNEVELTAEESQAARTVFGDRLGLAERYVQHLATSGMERGLLGPREVPRLWSRHVLNCAVVANLIDQGAHVADVGSGAGLPGLTLALARADLELTLIEPLERRCIWLHEVVEDLGLENVTVMRGRAEQVIESVNADFATARAVSALTNLAGLTIPLLHGKGTVLAIKGRSAAEEVEKAAKMIRRLGGKKTEVVTVGEDILREPTTVVRINVG, from the coding sequence ATGAGCAACGAAGTAGAACTTACCGCCGAAGAGAGCCAGGCGGCCCGAACCGTGTTCGGCGACCGCTTGGGGCTTGCAGAGCGATACGTTCAGCATTTGGCCACATCCGGAATGGAGCGCGGCCTGCTGGGTCCCCGTGAAGTCCCACGTTTGTGGTCCCGGCATGTCTTGAACTGTGCCGTCGTTGCCAACTTGATTGACCAGGGTGCTCATGTGGCCGACGTTGGCAGCGGGGCAGGGCTACCGGGTCTGACCCTGGCCCTAGCCCGGGCCGACCTAGAATTGACCTTGATCGAGCCATTGGAGCGTCGGTGCATTTGGTTGCACGAAGTCGTTGAGGATCTCGGGCTCGAAAACGTTACGGTGATGCGTGGACGTGCCGAGCAAGTGATTGAAAGCGTGAACGCCGACTTCGCGACAGCCCGCGCAGTTTCGGCTCTTACCAACCTTGCTGGGCTCACGATCCCCCTGCTTCATGGCAAAGGAACCGTCCTCGCCATCAAGGGGCGTTCAGCTGCTGAGGAAGTCGAGAAGGCAGCGAAGATGATTCGTCGTCTCGGTGGTAAAAAGACTGAGGTCGTGACCGTGGGAGAAGATATTCTTCGCGAACCGACGACCGTGGTGCGTATCAACGTAGGCTAG